A DNA window from Anastrepha ludens isolate Willacy chromosome 6, idAnaLude1.1, whole genome shotgun sequence contains the following coding sequences:
- the LOC128868748 gene encoding testin: MSIRGNSENCVEEPVAPEWLSKLESRRENLQRATKLSHEVGAGAPCGECGDKCPGLDLHFWRKVCRNCKCRKDQHKCVDDDLSSWAQFEILGQICSKPAFIKIKALASQPVQLEWVPPNTTPDVVSDYMDKLGAAKVPIAGSDAAQKRKQQLEFQVPPHDLNAELCDNLTEAEAAQLQQYVVKIRENCVGQGVVVRIGNMGIGFVEYIGPQQQNMLNGIDAYNVPSNAQQIPFNAALCSDANELSFHSPLPVKNLANARFSAQMRQETPARKLKFGTVCNLANMCGLPVNVDYEKDAVFAQILHSEPLKKALENKSKGLPITPVVISQTQMLPDFMNASILSPASKQKLKEIGVNVKAVQSALLNSPFYDALYDTLKQNDIKYEDCSVLGPIQELREEVLVNRPVAEELSSFVSQLPNSAAIMYTNPTENSLGKSGLSGSSSNDSGFGSKASTPVGSVDTLGGGLPSALQQMRLTNNVVKELPPPVVKCRDCAKLIPLGDVAVKAERAGKEIAWHPECFKCYTCRELLADLVYFFHGGQVYCGRDLAINLKIPRCKACDELIFTKEYTAAEGATFHIKHFCCYHCDTPLAGQQYIPDEKTNMPLCLKCYNEFFAATCQRCNRQIEPTDQGVAWGDVHWHSDCFICAGVQCGKSLIGGRFCVKQKMPFCSPTCVRSII; the protein is encoded by the exons ATGAGCATACGTGGCAATAGTGAGAACTGCGTGGAGGAGCCGGTTGCTCCAGAATGGCTTTCGAAACTAGAAAGTCGCCGGGAAAACTTGCAGCGTGCAACAAAGTTGAGTCACGAAGTAGGTGCCGGTGCACCCTGTGGCGAATGTGGTGACAAATGTCCTGGCTTGGATTTACATTTTTGGCGTAAAGTGTGCCGTAATTGCAAGTGTCGTAAGGATCAACACAAATGTGTTGATGATGATCTTTCGTCATGGGCACAGTTTGAGATTTTGGGACAAATTTGTTCAAAACCAGCTT TTATTAAGATTAAAGCTCTCGCAAGCCAACCCGTTCAACTAGAGTGGGTGCCGCCGAATACAACACCAGATGTCGTGTCCGATTATATGGATAAATTGGGTGCCGCCAAGGTGCCGATCGCGGGCAGCGATGCGGCACAAAAGCGTAAACAACAACTGGAATTCCAAGTGCCGCCGCACGATTTGAATGCCGAACTTTGCGACAATCTAACAGAAGCCGAAGCCGCACAACTTCAACAATATGTAGTAAAAATACGAGAAAATTGCGTTGGGCAGGGCGTTGTTGTACGCATCGGAAACATGGGCATAGGCTTTGTTGAATATATAGgaccacaacaacaaaatatgttAAACGGTATTGATGCTTACAATGTACCGTCGAATGCTCAACAAATCCCATTTAATGCTGCTCTGTGCAGCGATGCAAATGAACTATCCTTTCACTCGCCGCTGCCGGTTAAAAATCTAGCAAATGCGCGATTTAGCGCTCAAATGCGCCAAGAAACTCCGGCACGGAAACTGAAATTTGGAACTGTGTGTAATTTGGCCAATATGTGCGGTCTGCCAGTAAATGTTGATTATGAAAAAGATGCTGTTTTCGCACAAATACTTCATTCGGAGCCACTTAAAAAAGCCCTAGAAAACAAAAGCAAGGGGTTGCCCATCACACCAGTAGTAATTTCACAAACGCAAATGCTGCCAGATTTTATGAATGCGTCCATTTTGAGTCCAGCCAGTAAGCAGAAGCTCAAAGAGATTGGCGTCAATGTAAAGGCGGTGCAAAGTGCCTTATTGAATAGTCCATTTTATGATGCACTCTACGATACACTTAAACAAAATGATATCAAATATGAGGATTGTAGTGTTTTAGGCCCCATACAAGAACTAAGAGAAGAGGTGTTAGTTAATCGGCCAGTCGCAGAGGAGCTTAGTAGTTTTGTGTCGCAATTGCCAAACAGCGCTGCCATAATGTACACGAACCCTACCGAAAATAGCTTGGGAAAGTCGGGGCTTAGTGGTTCCAGCAGCAATGACTCGGGCTTTGGCTCCAAAGCCTCAACGCCGGTAGGTAGCGTCGACACACTGGGAGGTGGCTTACCAAGTGCCTTGCAACAAATGCGTCTAACTAACAATGTGGTGAAAG AGTTGCCGCCACCAGTCGTGAAATGTCGTGATTGTGCCAAGCTCATACCACTGGGCGATGTCGCTGTTAAAGCCGAACGCGCCGGCAAAGAAATAGCTTGGCATCCTGAGTGCTTCAAGTGTTACACATGTCGCGAGTTGTTGGCTGATTTGGTCTACTTCTTTCATGGCGGCCAAGTATATTGTGGTCGTGATTTGGCCATCAATTTGAAGATACCGCGTTGTAAAGCATGCGATGAATTGATTTTCACAAAGGAGTATACTGCTGCCGAAGGCGCTACATTccatattaaacatttttgctgCTATCACTGCGACACTCCACTGGCTGGACAACAGTATATACCCGATGAAAAGACCAATATGCCATTATGTCTGAAATGTTACAATGAATTCTTTGCGGCAACTTGTCAACGTTGCAATCGTCAAATCGAACCGACCGATCAGGGTGTCGCCTGGGGTGATGTGCACTGGCACAGTGACTGCTTCATTTGTGCTGGTGTGCAATGTGGCAAATCGTTGATCGGCGGACGTTTTTGTGTAAAACAGAAAATGCCTTTTTGTAGCCCAACATGTGTTAGGAGtattatatga